Sequence from the Pontibacter pudoricolor genome:
CCGAAGTAAAGCGGAAATATCCTGATCGACCTTCGCATGTAAAACTTTTTAAAATAACCTTCCTGTTGTTTCGTATCAAGAAGAATTCGGGTGATCAGAAAACCGGAAAGAACAAAAAACAGATCGACTCCAGTCTGGCCTAGTACAGAAAATTTGAGAATAGGAGGCCAAACAGAAGATTGATACAGACGCTGTCCAAAAAAGTGGAGTATCATCACCATGAGGGCAGCAATACCACGAACACCATCTAGTTCCTTATAATAAACTAGTTTCATTATACTTAGTAAAATTTAATTAGTATACATAAAAAACTGTATCAGTTTCCGAAGCGGTTTCAGAAAGCGGGTAAAAAAACGGGGCTGGAGGCCATTAATAATCCATGCTTGATAATCCTCTTGATTTGCCCTGATACGATTCATCAAAGATATATTACTTTTACCCCCTACACGCATTTTTACAAGCTTTTCCTGTATATAGGTAGTTGAGATATTATGCTTATACAAGTAGCGTAGCATCAGCTCATAGTCGGCTGCACTTTTAAATTGCGTGTTATACAGACCTAACTTCTGATATACTTCCCTTTTTACATAAAAAGTTGGGTGTGGTGGCATCCAGCCATATAAAAAACTCTCCCGCTTAAAACTACCTGACACCCAGTTTCGGACAACTTTACTTATATCTGTCTTCTGCACATATAACAAATCGGCGTACACACTATCAGTCTTATACTTCATAAAAGCTGCTGCTACTATAGTTATACTTTCCCGTGAATAGAAAATATCATCCGAGTGCAGAAAACCGATAACATCACCTGTAGCCAAGCCAATACCTTTATTAACAGCATCATACAGGCCGTTATCCTTTTCTGATACAAACCTGCTGATGCGACTTCCAAAGCTTTTTACTATTGATACTGTTCCATCCGTTGATAATCCGTCCACAACAATATATTCTACATCTGAATACGTTTGCCCCAATACCGACTCTATAGTTTCGGCAATGGTTTCGCAGTTGTTGTAGACAATGGTGATGATAGAGATCTTCAAGGAGTAAATGCTAAAAGCTAATCATAGCCTATGGTGTTATAATGCGCTCACGCTTCGGTGTGGCAGGGTTTCCCTGGAATATGGTATAAGCTGCTAAATTCTGCGTTGCTACAGATCCGGCTGTTAGAATGCTGTGCGTGTAACAGATTAATCCCGGACATACAATGGCCTTTGCTCCTATCCAAACTCCTTCTTCCAGGATTATACTTCCAATGATAAGATCAAAGGTGTTTTTTTTATAGTTGTGACTTCCGGTAAGCAGCATTGCTCCTTGTGACAGCGTAACATTATCCTCTATGGTTACCTGTGCCAGGTTATCGATCCAGACATTTTCTCCTATCCAAACGTGATTTCCAATATTCAGCAGCCAGGGATACTTGATATTAACCATAGGCTTTATCACTACTCCTTTACCAACACTTGCCCCAAACATACGTAGCAACCACACCTTCAGACTGCTAAGAGGGTTCATGGGATTTATGAAGAATAGCCCGTTAATACAAAACCAAACTGTGCGCTTCACAAAGCCTGCACCTGGTTTATACCAGTTGTTGTTGTATGCCGATAAGTTTACGGTAGTTGTATTTCCTGCTTGCAAAGTCATTATGCAATTAACGATACTGCAAGATGCAAAATTATCATGAAGTAAGTATAATAAAACAATAAGCTCCGGGCATAAATCCTCTCAGAAACGGAAGAGTACTTTATACTGCTCTAACGCTTTAGGGTCAGATATAAACTCCTGAGCATGTGCAAAAGCTGCTTGTGTCATTTTCTGATATTGTTCATCCGGCATATCAGCTAATTCATATATAGCAGTAACAAAGCTTTCAGGTGCAGAAAGCGAAAGATCATACCCTATACCTCTATCTCTGAGATTGCGCCAAGGGGTTTGGTCACTTATGATTACCGGCAATCCGGCAACAAAGCTCTCCAGTATAATATGTCCAAAATTTTCGCCTTTAGTAGGCAACAGCAAAGCATGGTACTGCTGTAGTGTTGTATGAACCAGATCATTTTCTATACTCCCATGGTAGGTAACGCTAATTTGGTCCCGCAATTGCCCGATAAGAGACTGACACTCCTGCCAATAAGCCTCATCGTACACCGGGCCAAAAATATCCAGCTTCAGGTGAGTATCTGGTTTCAACTGTTTCAAAAGTTGTAATGCAAATAGCGTGTTTTTTTCCGGTGAAATACGGCCAATGCTTACC
This genomic interval carries:
- a CDS encoding glycosyltransferase family 2 protein; the protein is MKISIITIVYNNCETIAETIESVLGQTYSDVEYIVVDGLSTDGTVSIVKSFGSRISRFVSEKDNGLYDAVNKGIGLATGDVIGFLHSDDIFYSRESITIVAAAFMKYKTDSVYADLLYVQKTDISKVVRNWVSGSFKRESFLYGWMPPHPTFYVKREVYQKLGLYNTQFKSAADYELMLRYLYKHNISTTYIQEKLVKMRVGGKSNISLMNRIRANQEDYQAWIINGLQPRFFTRFLKPLRKLIQFFMYTN
- a CDS encoding WcaF family extracellular polysaccharide biosynthesis acetyltransferase codes for the protein MTLQAGNTTTVNLSAYNNNWYKPGAGFVKRTVWFCINGLFFINPMNPLSSLKVWLLRMFGASVGKGVVIKPMVNIKYPWLLNIGNHVWIGENVWIDNLAQVTIEDNVTLSQGAMLLTGSHNYKKNTFDLIIGSIILEEGVWIGAKAIVCPGLICYTHSILTAGSVATQNLAAYTIFQGNPATPKRERIITP